One Bacteroidota bacterium genomic region harbors:
- the pheT gene encoding phenylalanine--tRNA ligase subunit beta: protein MRIPLRWLSQYVDVSCSVQELAERLTRSGLEVAAIEAWGDRLEGVIVGRVLDRKPHPQADRLWVCRVDVAQDRALEIVCGAPNVAPGQKVAVALPGAVLPVQKEPGKRLEVRELLIRGVRSEGMLCAEDELGLGEDHSGILVLPPEAPVGEPLAAYLGLEPDVVLQVEVTPNRADLLSIVGVAREVAALTDRALRLPSVAIERTADEAGRLVRVSIETPEACFRYAAKLVRNVRVGPSPRWLADRLRAAGLRPINNVVDATNFVMLEIGQPLHAFDLAKLAGPQIRVRLARSGETITTLDGRKRDLEPDMLLICDAEKPIAIAGVMGGANSEVDERTTDVLLESACFEPTSIRRTAKRLGLVTEAAYRFERGVDPEGVLWAVERAARLIAELSGGEVVAGTIDQYVRPLSSRQVRLRLKRVNAVLGSVYTAEEVARVLERLGIELEPESEEDSVWRCRIPSYRPDLEREIDLIEEVGRIRGWDALPVPERMVLPYAAMSEADAFYRTDRVRDVLAGMGLWEVYANSLLSEAWAEPFVPAEAQVRTLNPISADMAVARPSLIPGLLRVASHNQRHQQEDGRFFEFGRVFRRHADSSGSGYAERLYLGLLLSGAREPLRWDRPAEAVDWFDMRGLLEAFFEALGLDRPAVLPYNEAQQAAWFRYPARLRYGGRSIGWMALSGRALEERFELRRPVAFAELDWEALLEEMRAREAERRYKPFSRLPVVERDIALLVPQEIPAEAVEGLLWDLGRPEVVRVTLFDLYQGERVPAGMRSLAYRLRLAHPERTLTDAEVASVLERLVRAAGERLGAQLRQ, encoded by the coding sequence ATGCGGATCCCTTTGCGTTGGCTCAGCCAGTACGTAGATGTCTCGTGCTCGGTTCAGGAGCTGGCCGAACGGCTAACGCGCAGCGGGCTGGAGGTGGCCGCTATCGAGGCCTGGGGGGACCGGCTCGAAGGCGTCATCGTCGGGCGCGTCCTGGACCGCAAACCCCACCCCCAGGCGGATCGGCTCTGGGTCTGTCGGGTGGACGTGGCACAGGATCGGGCCCTGGAGATCGTCTGCGGAGCCCCAAACGTGGCCCCCGGACAGAAGGTCGCCGTGGCCCTGCCGGGTGCTGTGCTGCCCGTGCAGAAGGAGCCGGGAAAGCGTCTAGAGGTTCGAGAGCTGCTGATCCGCGGCGTGCGCTCTGAGGGCATGCTCTGCGCGGAAGATGAGCTGGGCCTCGGCGAGGACCACTCGGGCATCCTGGTTTTGCCCCCTGAGGCCCCTGTGGGAGAGCCTCTGGCCGCATACTTGGGGCTGGAGCCGGATGTGGTGCTGCAAGTAGAGGTCACCCCCAACCGGGCCGATCTGCTCTCGATTGTGGGCGTAGCCCGGGAGGTGGCCGCTCTGACCGATCGAGCGCTTCGGCTGCCCTCTGTTGCGATCGAGCGCACCGCAGACGAGGCCGGCCGCCTGGTGCGGGTGAGCATCGAGACTCCTGAGGCCTGTTTCCGTTACGCGGCCAAGCTCGTTCGGAACGTACGCGTAGGGCCCTCGCCGAGATGGCTCGCCGATCGGCTGCGGGCTGCGGGGCTGAGGCCGATCAACAACGTGGTGGACGCGACGAACTTCGTCATGTTGGAGATCGGCCAACCCTTACATGCCTTCGATTTGGCCAAGCTAGCCGGACCGCAGATCCGGGTGCGTCTGGCCCGTTCCGGGGAAACGATCACGACCCTGGACGGCAGAAAGCGCGACTTGGAGCCCGACATGTTGCTTATTTGCGATGCCGAAAAGCCCATCGCCATAGCGGGCGTCATGGGAGGAGCTAATTCGGAGGTGGACGAGCGCACCACCGACGTGCTCCTGGAGAGCGCCTGCTTTGAGCCCACCTCGATCCGCCGCACGGCCAAGCGCCTGGGGCTTGTGACGGAGGCGGCCTATCGTTTTGAGCGCGGCGTCGACCCCGAGGGGGTCCTGTGGGCTGTGGAGCGCGCCGCTCGGCTCATCGCCGAGCTCAGCGGAGGCGAAGTCGTAGCGGGTACGATCGATCAGTATGTGCGGCCTTTGAGCTCACGCCAGGTGCGGCTGCGCCTGAAGCGCGTAAACGCCGTTTTGGGGTCCGTTTATACGGCCGAGGAGGTCGCGCGCGTTCTTGAGCGCTTGGGCATCGAGCTAGAGCCAGAGTCCGAGGAAGACTCCGTTTGGCGCTGTCGGATCCCAAGCTACCGGCCGGATCTGGAGCGGGAGATCGACCTCATCGAGGAGGTGGGGCGCATCCGGGGCTGGGATGCGCTGCCCGTGCCCGAACGCATGGTGTTGCCCTATGCCGCCATGTCCGAGGCCGACGCGTTTTACCGCACCGATCGGGTGCGCGATGTGCTGGCCGGCATGGGCCTCTGGGAGGTGTACGCCAACAGCCTGCTGTCGGAGGCCTGGGCGGAGCCCTTCGTCCCCGCCGAGGCCCAAGTGCGCACGCTCAATCCGATCTCGGCCGACATGGCGGTGGCGCGGCCTAGCCTGATACCTGGGCTGCTGCGCGTGGCCTCGCACAACCAGCGGCATCAACAAGAAGATGGGCGTTTTTTCGAGTTTGGGCGCGTTTTCCGGCGTCATGCGGACTCGTCGGGATCCGGTTACGCGGAACGGCTCTATTTGGGCCTGTTGCTCAGCGGGGCCCGCGAGCCCCTTCGATGGGATCGGCCCGCGGAAGCTGTCGATTGGTTCGACATGCGGGGCCTATTGGAGGCGTTCTTTGAGGCGTTGGGCCTCGACAGGCCCGCCGTGCTGCCCTACAACGAAGCCCAACAGGCGGCTTGGTTTCGGTATCCGGCTCGGTTGCGCTACGGGGGTCGATCCATAGGGTGGATGGCGCTTTCGGGGCGGGCCCTGGAGGAGCGCTTTGAGCTGCGCCGGCCGGTCGCCTTCGCCGAGCTCGACTGGGAAGCCCTCCTGGAGGAGATGCGCGCCCGCGAGGCTGAACGCCGATACAAGCCCTTTAGCCGACTGCCCGTTGTGGAGCGCGATATCGCGCTTCTGGTCCCCCAGGAGATCCCCGCGGAGGCCGTAGAGGGCCTGCTCTGGGATCTGGGACGGCCGGAGGTGGTGCGCGTGACGCTGTTTGATCTTTACCAGGGAGAACGCGTTCCAGCCGGCATGCGCAGCCTGGCTTATCGGCTTCGATTGGCCCATCCGGAGCGCACGCTGACCGATGCCGAGGTCGCCTCTGTGCTGGAGCGTCTAGTGCGGGCCGCAGGGGAACGTCTGGGAGCGCAGCTGCGACAATGA
- a CDS encoding cell division protein ZapA, with protein MDRVPIRILILDQEYTFRVPADQETALRQAAAEVDRRMQEYREQRPGLPDTLYAVMTALYLALELQARRHRQEVAMEEWRTALRQLTDWVQRITGDAPPVGPAGASRERRQRPEAGS; from the coding sequence ATGGACCGGGTGCCGATTCGGATCCTGATCCTGGATCAGGAGTATACCTTTCGAGTCCCGGCGGATCAAGAGACGGCTTTGCGCCAAGCCGCGGCCGAGGTGGACCGCCGGATGCAGGAGTACCGGGAGCAGCGGCCGGGGCTTCCGGATACACTGTATGCCGTTATGACGGCGTTATATTTGGCTTTGGAATTGCAGGCGCGTCGCCATAGGCAGGAAGTGGCTATGGAGGAATGGCGCACCGCCCTGCGGCAGCTGACCGATTGGGTGCAGCGGATCACAGGCGATGCGCCCCCGGTTGGGCCCGCCGGCGCCTCCAGGGAGAGGCGCCAGCGCCCCGAAGCCGGGTCGTGA